The following nucleotide sequence is from Triticum dicoccoides isolate Atlit2015 ecotype Zavitan chromosome 7B, WEW_v2.0, whole genome shotgun sequence.
ccctctaGTTTAACTCTTGATCCTTTCCAACCACGAGATGAAACACTAACTTGCCCCAAAAAGTTGTTACAAACAATGATTAAAGCCCAAATCCGGGTTTGGAAAAACTGATAGATGATGATTGGAACGAGACTCCGCATGTTTGAACCGCTAACGCCATCCGTGAACCATGTGACGTTCGAGCAAATCAGATGATTGAAATAACCATGAAACGAGTAATAGAAACACGGCATACATGAACTATACGTGATGTCCAACTCCAAGCAAACAAACTTACCAAACGAAAATCAACTAACTTAAAAAGAAGTCATGACAAACGATGATCAAAACCAGACTCCACGTTTTTGAACCACAGAAGGCTTGGTTTCCACTTGGGTTAGTGGATAGGACACGCTGCTTTTAGCTActcggggaaggaagaaaagggaggGGAATTCATCTCATCATCTCTTGTTTCCTACTGTGTAGACACTTATAGATTCGGTTACATGTCAATGCTGGCACAAGAATATTTTAGGGCTGCACTGGAAGCAAGGCAGTACTACATAAATTGCTGTAAACAAACGCAAGTGATCCGGGTATGAGTTTCGCTTGCTTGAAGAGCAAAACAGCACAGGCATCTTTGTTTCTTTCTTTAATGGAGGATTTGAACGTACAAATAGCTGCAAAAGCAAGAAATGTCTCCTTCGACCCGGTGTTCTTCTGTCAAAACAAAAAGAGGGAGAGCGATGGTGCAAGTTAAGCACCTTGACCGCTCAAGGCTCAACTCCCTTCACATCGCAGCTTTGATTCCAGGACAGAGATGACATCAACGTCTCGTCCTTTCGAGCCAACTGATGCCATGAGATCCTCAGTAGACAGGGTCAGCCGCCGCCTTCTTTGCTCCCCCCTGACACGGATGTTGGCGCGAAAGGATCGTATATCGGATTTGGGCCACCTTGCCTGTTTGCAGCTGGAAATGGATTCTGCTGTGGTGGCAAGAAATGAAACGGCATTCTGTTTGATGGATTTGCTGGAGGAAATGGTCGAAACCCGTTAGGTGATTCATGAGCAGGTGGATTCCCAGGGAAGGTCCCGTGGAAGTGTGGAGGTGGAGCATGCATCCGAGCCTGACCCATATGACTTCCATCTGGAGGCCTTTGGAAACCTTGAACTGGGGAAATGGGGCTATGGTTGGCAGGACGGAACTGCGGTGCTTGAGGTAAACCAAATGGAGAGTTAGCCTGAGCTCCCATTTGTCCCGCTGAAGCTGGATGGTCCGCCGAAGGTGGCACGTGAGGCCTAAAGGTAAAATCGCCTGTGGCTGGACGTGGAGGTCTGAAAGCAGCTATAGATGTCTGATTGTAGCCCGTGTTTgctgaacttgagaaagacaatccGTGCATACCAGCAGGCGGGCGCGATGAAGGTGCCACTTGTGCATTGCCAGGTGTTGGTCCAGCTTGAGGGAAAGGTGAAAGTGTGCCTCTCATTTGAGGAGGTGTTGACATGGGAGGACGCATTTGCATCGATGGCGGGTAAGTTTGCTGCGGTGGCGCCCCAACAGGAGATGATAGTACTTGCACCGACATAGGACCATGAGATGAAACTGGAGGAAAAGACTGGGGGCCACCAGGAGGCCTGGAATGTAATGTTGCTGAAGGAGTGAAGTTTGCTCTTGGTGGATTCTGAGTTCCATAGCTGGTGGACATATTTGACTGAGAAGGCGCCGATGGAACTGGCGAGACAGAAATAGGAGGTCTCATTGGCATAAAACTTGGTGCACCTTGTGAAGGTCTCTGGGATTGTGCCATAGCAGGGGAGAAAGTTGGCCATCCTCCAGACGCATGGGGTGTTTGAAGGGGTCTAACAGGCAGTGGCGCTGCGGAAGATGTCAATGGTTGTGGGTTGTAAGCATTTCCAGGTGGTTGGCCAAAAGGTGGTCCAATGGAGGGGTTGACTTGGAACTGCTGTGAAGGTTGTTGATTGTTCGGCATTGATGGCTGAAATCCAGGAAAAAGTGGTGTGTTTCTTGGCATAAAATTCATGTGAGGAGGTTGTCCTGTATATGGTGGCATGCTGAAAGAACCAACAGGAGGTTGCAGCTGCAAAGAATTGTTGGGTAATGAGCTCGGTGTAGGCCCTGAGGAAGGAATTGATGGAGCACTGGTTTGAGAAATGGAAAGCCAATGAGCACTATGTGATTGGTACTGAAATAAGCCCGGCTGAGAAGTGGTGCTCTGCCCCTGTTGCATATCAGCTGGGTTTACACCACTAGAGGTAACTGCCGAAGAAACAATAGCTGTTTCTGGAGTATCTGTTGAATTTACCTGACAATGTTAAAATGATTTGGTGGTCAATTGACAGCATATTACAACTACAAATATAAGACCAAGCTTCTGAACTTACTGAGACAGGAGTAAGAAGCATCTCAATCAACGCAACTGCAGCATCAACTTTGTCATAAGAGTCAGCTGACACATGTATGTATATGTCCCCATAAGCAGCTTGCGCTTCATGTATATCTGGCTGGCGAACCTCAGCCTGAGCATGAATAACAAATTTAGGTGTTCAGTTGACGTAGTTGTGCTGAAATCGCTATCAGGATTACTTGCTAATAAAAGAGTAAATAATCAAGGAAAAGATGTGTTTAGCACTTGAGCATCATAGTTATCACAGTCCCTAAAAGTAAAGCTTAAACAGAAAGTGTGTCTAAAGGTCTGCCGTGGAAATGATCCTAATTAACATTTTCGATTAGGCGATAGAACAAAGATCAAGAGCAAAAGATTAACAAAGGTCCAGCATTTTTGTTTTGTTTCAACTCAATACAGTTTACTAAATCTATGCTCGAGGGATTGCATGTCCAACTGAATACTTTGCATTAAAGATGTATACGAAACAGCACCAAATACAAAGCTATACCAGAGCACAAACAACACATTTAAGAAGTTTGAAACAAGTCATAATAGTTTGTCCATCAATGTACAGTACGAGGGTATGACATACTGCTCTCACTTACATGGAGAACAAAAATGTTATTATAAGTTAAAGGAATCAAGAAAACAAGTTTACCTTTTCACCACTGCCTTTCTTAGTCCCGTAAACTCGTATTTTAGCTCCAGTTTCCTGGCATATGATAAATGATGTAACGATACATTCTAAGAAACAATAGTATTCTCATTAATGTTTCAACCAATTAAAATGTAGGTTTCCAAGAATGACTCATTAATACCTCCTGTAGTCGCTTCTGGGTATTTCTCTCAGGTCCTATAAGAATTCCAACGATGTTTTGTCCTGGATGTGCTTCTGTCTACAATAGCCAACAGCAAAAGGTAAATGCAACACATTTATATAGAGAGAAAGCAAACCAAATTTGTTATCTACCCAGATTTAGATTTTATTTAAAAAGGTATTCGTTAACCGTGATACATTATACTAGCAGATGGCACTAAAAAGCTGACATGAGAACCTTCAGATATGAATAGAAGATGGACACCACTACAAACAAGTGAAACAGCTACTAGTACAAGTGCAAACTGAAACTGATCAATAAGCATTAAACAGCAGTGCATTTACATACAGGCAGAGGGATTTTTGTCTCCTTAAGTAATGGCTTGTAGTCATCAGGAGCCTTGTATGCTGGATTTAGTTGGAGTATTTCTCCTACAATGAATACACAGTCAAGTTAATAACACACTTCTTTAAGACATAATACAACAAAGCATGACTAACAGTCTACTACAGAGGCATTCAGTCCCTGCATAATTAATATGCTTAAGCAATATTGAACATGGTATGCCCCCTTGAGGAAGCAACCTTCCATCAGAGACAGGATGCACTGACACAGCAGTAGTTCTTTATTCAGAAAAATATGAAGTGAAAGACAGAGTAAGAGAACAACTTCTCTTACCAATAATTTCCCGTTTTTCAAGTTCCAAGAGTTTAATCTTCCCCTGCCACGAAACAAAAATGAAAGAAGTTATCAAACGAGAGCATATAATTGTTTCGACATAACCATAAGCACCAACCAACATGCCTCCAAAAGCATATCAAATAGAGCATAATTTGATTGTACAACTCATTTCCTCTACAAAGCATGCACTTGGGGTTACCAGTTACGAAAATACATACTAAACTAGATCCAAACGTTGTGAACAATAGAAAGGGTGCGAAAGCACGGTGGTCACTCAACGAATACCTCATTCTCTTTTGGATTGTCAGCACCATCAGAACTTGAACCCTTCACCGTAATCAATGAGCCTTCGTTTCCTCCTATCACTAGAGCTCCAGATGTCAGCTCCTTTGTAATCTGCTCCACTCTAGTCTGCTCATGCACTATAATGAATTAATGACACCTGGCAATTGAAGCTTCCTACATGAAAGAATCACAAGAAAATGCTCTATTCTGTCTGGCCAGAGGAAGAGGAACTACCGTAATCATACTTGGGCCTTGCTTGGACAGAAATGTAGAATTACAAGCAACTCAGTAAGATGTATTACAACTTTACAAGACTTTCTAGTCATACAAAATGacacaaggtgtcaagctggttctATGGTTGCTAAAGTAACTAAATAAACGTATCCACATCGTTGAACATATCTAAATGCAAATCACATACTGGTTCGCAGGCTATGAAGAAAAACAGGTGTTTTAAGAATACATGATTGCAAGGGGTAGATCCTTATGACTGAATGCGATCTGGAACTATTGACAACACGTCTTAGCATGCCCAAGAAGAAGAATGCACAATGCAGGGTTCTACTGTTAATGATTGAATGTAGAAATGCAACTATGAGCATGACAGCTGCCTGAGTTTGCTAAAGATACACAAAAACATAGTTGCACAAACTCTTGCATGCTTAACAGTAAAGAAGTGTTCCAGTTGTCTGCATTGCAATATCAGAGGATTATACTGATGCAAAGTCCTGTTTCCCATAGTTAAAAATTCAATGTTATCCTTTCTGCATTGCTAATAGCATAGATATAATTTAGCAAATGTCATACAAACAAAAAGGTACTCTGAGAATGTGCTATACGTCCCACTAAGTACATACATGGACGGAGAGCACTAGATAATACTTGAGCTCAAAACGGTTACTGTACCTGGTAAGCAAGAGCTTTGGCTTTCCTGACGGCAGGATCGGAGGTAAGATCAGGCCCCCACTTTGTGTTTCTTTTGAGAGGTTTAGGGTTCTCTTCCTTGGGGACAGTTGGTGCTTCAACCTTGCGGATAATCATTGAGCCTGGTATCTTGTTTTTTGGTATGACGAATCCAGCTTTTGCCCCGAACATTGACAGCTTGGGAGGTAAAGATGGTGACATGACAGGCTTTGGTTGTCGGGCAGGAGAAGATTGTTCAAGTTTTGCGGCCATCTGGAATCGATCAATAAAGGAGAATTGAATCCTTGAGGCTAAACCTATTAAGATCGAAAGCGGGAAGCAGGGAAGTAGAGAGAGACGCAACAGCCGGAATGACTCACCGTTTCTCCCTGCGCCGAGCCGGGGCGCCGCCGTCGGTGTCCGAGCAGAACCTAGGTATGCGAGGCGAGGGAGCTCGGCGGAGGTCGGGGACGCGGCGGAGGCAAGGGAAGCGCCGCGGAGGGCGGGAGCGCTACGGTGGGCGGAACGGGGCGCAGGGTGGACGGAGAGGGACGCGACCTCGGCCGGCCGCCGGTGCGGCGCGTGAACTGAGCGCAGCTCGCCTGCTCGGGCACGGTCGGCAGGTTGGGTGAGTTCTGTTTTCTCCCCTGAAGTGCTTCAATATGATGAAATGCCACAGGGTTAGAGTACCTCCAAACAAATATGTATAatctccaacagatgatgtataAGAGCACCTCTAATTGATCTCTTAAAATTCAGAGAGGTCCGAGTACCATTTATAGGATTATATTTGCGCGTCTAAAAAATGATTGTTCTTGACCAACCGCCAATACTTAGCTGCGCAAAAAAAAAAATGAATGGCACTTGTGAGACTATTTTAGAATTTTTGTTACATATGCCATATCAGGATTTATCTATTATGGAGTTCCAGAATATTAGAGATGATTGTCATTATATCCTAGTATTTCTGGTGGAAAAGGCGCAAACTAGTGCATAAGAAGAGCATTCAAGATGCCAAACAAGTTTCAATGAGCATTCAAGATGTCAAACAAATTTCAATGGGGATACAAGCTCTTACGACTAATTATGTTGTTgcttcatctccaaaggctactatAATGGGGAGGGGGTAGCTAACTTTATTGCAGAAGGTTTCTGGAAGATAGATCATTGTATGAACGTTCTAACAACAAAAGTTTGGGCTCCTGGATTTGGCCTATCCCTAGCGCAACGGACGGGATGCAATCGTCTCGTTATAAATTCTAATAATCTAGAGGTCATTGAAACCATGAATAATGGCGGACGGTCGGTGGGAGGAGCGGCTGCAGTTTTTATGATTGCTAATTTCTTAGCTTGTGATTTTGCTATTTCTAGGTTCAAACATTGTAATAGAGAAGCAAATAAAGTTGCGAACGAGCACACTATATTAACTAGTTTTTCTTCTAGTGTTGATTGGTTTAAGGAGCCTATGAATTAAATTGTACCTTTTCTCATGAACGATGTATCTATTATTTCAGTTGATTAAAGTTCATATGTTTTAAAAAGACATAGGTTTGGTTCAAACTACTACATAAACTTGCTAAAACGAAATTTGATGGGAATTCAAAATATTTTATATAAAAATTCAGATAACTTAACCAAAATTTTGACTACAACTCACTAAAACTACTCGCTATCTGACTCGATCTCGAGTCACCGTCGTTGTCGCCGTCAGAGTCGTTAGAGAGATCAATGATCTCCATCC
It contains:
- the LOC119336557 gene encoding extensin-like, with amino-acid sequence MAAKLEQSSPARQPKPVMSPSLPPKLSMFGAKAGFVIPKNKIPGSMIIRKVEAPTVPKEENPKPLKRNTKWGPDLTSDPAVRKAKALAYQTRVEQITKELTSGALVIGGNEGSLITVKGSSSDGADNPKENEGKIKLLELEKREIIGEILQLNPAYKAPDDYKPLLKETKIPLPTEAHPGQNIVGILIGPERNTQKRLQEETGAKIRVYGTKKGSGEKAEVRQPDIHEAQAAYGDIYIHVSADSYDKVDAAVALIEMLLTPVSVNSTDTPETAIVSSAVTSSGVNPADMQQGQSTTSQPGLFQYQSHSAHWLSISQTSAPSIPSSGPTPSSLPNNSLQLQPPVGSFSMPPYTGQPPHMNFMPRNTPLFPGFQPSMPNNQQPSQQFQVNPSIGPPFGQPPGNAYNPQPLTSSAAPLPVRPLQTPHASGGWPTFSPAMAQSQRPSQGAPSFMPMRPPISVSPVPSAPSQSNMSTSYGTQNPPRANFTPSATLHSRPPGGPQSFPPVSSHGPMSVQVLSSPVGAPPQQTYPPSMQMRPPMSTPPQMRGTLSPFPQAGPTPGNAQVAPSSRPPAGMHGLSFSSSANTGYNQTSIAAFRPPRPATGDFTFRPHVPPSADHPASAGQMGAQANSPFGLPQAPQFRPANHSPISPVQGFQRPPDGSHMGQARMHAPPPHFHGTFPGNPPAHESPNGFRPFPPANPSNRMPFHFLPPQQNPFPAANRQGGPNPIYDPFAPTSVSGGSKEGGG